The window CTGGAGCTTCAGCCTGCCGGAGTGGGGCACGCAGAACTACGCGGCGATTGCCGACAACGCCAACCTGCAGGCGGTGATCTGGCGCACCCTGCGCATCTGCCTGCTGACCACCGCGATCAGCGTTGCCATCGCCTACCTGATCGCCTACCGCTGGCGTTTTGCGACGCCGCGTGGCCGGCAACTGATCGAACTGTTCGTGCTGTTGCCGTTCTGGCTGTCGATGCTGATCCGCGCCTTCGCCTGGCTGGTGCTGTTGCGCAACGGCGGCCTGGTCAGCCAGGGGCTGATGGCCACCGGCTGGTTCGACGCGCCGCCGCCGCTGGTACGCAACGAACTGGGCGCGCTGATCGGCATGGTGCACTTCATGGTGCCCTACGCGGTGCTGCCGCTGCTGTCGTCGCTCAAGCAAGTGGACGACAGCCTGCTGCG of the Pseudomonas sp. PSE14 genome contains:
- a CDS encoding ABC transporter permease; the protein is MRRFAPGVLPVYGLLILPLPLLVVVGYLLPTLGVLGWSFSLPEWGTQNYAAIADNANLQAVIWRTLRICLLTTAISVAIAYLIAYRWRFATPRGRQLIELFVLLPFWLSMLIRAFAWLVLLRNGGLVSQGLMATGWFDAPPPLVRNELGALIGMVHFMVPYAVLPLLSSLKQVDDSLLRASSSLGASHWQTLKDIFIPLTLPGVVAASAIVFVFSLGCFVTPALLGGGKAAMLAEYIYVQMFQLSNWGLGAALSIVLMLLVVGCALLFGQLIGYRRLLGRAEL